The following are encoded in a window of Nitrososphaerota archaeon genomic DNA:
- a CDS encoding ABC transporter permease, protein MAPRVLAIITKEFKDSIRSRWLISFTVISFFLVIGLPFVVAYALGMMAPGIETLISGTTQVVFPFLPLIALPIGSAAIVGERDRHTMELLLAQPISRVNIYVGKFTGIFLAIATAILIGMGVAALIIMEVPTVQYFYVIGIAYILTAAMLGLAFLISVVSKDRNMALGVALFFWFLFAVLIDMGFLSMIVTMAFDPVYMIPIVVANPLELVRQISTYALIMTPKMMANPISLGQLGLAMVKVFGANGILPFLYTAMIAWVLVPLIGSFVLFIRKDV, encoded by the coding sequence ATGGCACCACGCGTCCTAGCAATCATAACAAAGGAGTTTAAAGACTCTATCCGAAGTAGATGGCTAATATCTTTCACAGTCATCTCCTTCTTCCTCGTCATCGGACTACCGTTCGTAGTAGCTTATGCGCTCGGCATGATGGCGCCGGGAATAGAGACACTTATCTCAGGAACCACACAAGTGGTCTTCCCATTCCTACCCTTAATCGCGTTGCCAATCGGTTCCGCAGCGATTGTAGGTGAAAGAGACAGACACACGATGGAGCTTCTCCTAGCACAGCCGATCTCAAGAGTCAACATCTACGTAGGAAAGTTCACAGGAATATTTCTAGCAATCGCAACAGCCATCCTGATAGGTATGGGTGTAGCTGCACTAATCATCATGGAGGTACCTACAGTCCAGTACTTCTACGTCATAGGCATCGCATACATCCTAACAGCCGCAATGCTTGGACTAGCCTTCTTGATATCAGTGGTAAGCAAAGACCGAAACATGGCACTTGGTGTCGCACTATTCTTCTGGTTCCTCTTTGCAGTTCTAATCGACATGGGCTTCCTCAGCATGATCGTAACAATGGCCTTCGATCCAGTCTACATGATACCCATTGTAGTAGCCAATCCTCTAGAACTAGTCAGACAAATCTCCACATACGCACTAATAATGACACCCAAGATGATGGCAAACCCCATCAGCCTAGGTCAACTCGGCCTCGCAATGGTAAAGGTATTCGGAGCAAACGGAATCCTACCGTTCCTTTACACAGCAATGATAGCATGGGTACTAGTACCACTAATCGGATCATTCGTCCTCTTCATCAGAAAAGACGTCTAA
- a CDS encoding ABC transporter ATP-binding protein: MSAQSIEVKHVTKKYGKFKALDDVTFDVGKGKIYAVLGPNGAGKTTMFRCILGLLNFDGSILVDGRDTRKEGKWVRENIGYLPQHSAPYDDLSVEDNLKFYAGVKGVKPQRVLETLKDIKLVRFRDRKARALSGGMKQRLMLGISQLSDPPILILDEPTSQLDVQGQLRFRELLGELLGRGKSVIVSTHLLREAHEIRLFKGNVLVINRGKLVGSGLVDDFMNKADLREHLLIDVGAYDAQDMLHAVEKAGFKDAEIHKGQIVVACEHGDKFELLKALDVAGFTPTNFRVDEPSLEVAFMKATEAP; encoded by the coding sequence TTGTCGGCTCAATCTATAGAAGTAAAACATGTTACTAAAAAGTACGGCAAGTTCAAGGCACTCGATGATGTAACCTTCGACGTAGGAAAAGGCAAGATCTACGCAGTCCTTGGACCAAACGGCGCCGGTAAAACCACAATGTTCAGATGTATTTTAGGTCTCCTGAACTTTGATGGAAGCATTCTGGTGGACGGCAGAGATACAAGAAAAGAGGGTAAGTGGGTGAGAGAAAACATCGGTTATCTACCCCAACACTCTGCACCCTACGACGATCTATCCGTTGAGGATAACCTAAAGTTCTATGCAGGAGTAAAAGGAGTCAAACCCCAACGTGTACTTGAAACCCTGAAGGACATCAAACTAGTGCGCTTCAGAGATCGAAAGGCTCGAGCCTTGTCAGGTGGTATGAAGCAAAGGCTGATGCTCGGAATTTCGCAGCTTTCAGATCCACCTATCCTGATACTTGATGAACCTACATCACAACTTGATGTGCAGGGACAGCTGAGATTCAGAGAACTGCTCGGCGAGCTGCTCGGCAGAGGCAAGAGCGTCATCGTATCAACACACCTATTAAGAGAAGCTCATGAAATTAGGCTGTTCAAGGGCAATGTCCTGGTGATAAACCGAGGAAAACTTGTCGGCTCAGGTCTAGTAGATGATTTTATGAACAAGGCAGATCTACGTGAACATCTACTCATAGATGTTGGCGCATATGATGCGCAGGACATGCTGCATGCTGTTGAGAAGGCAGGCTTCAAAGATGCAGAGATCCACAAGGGACAAATAGTTGTGGCCTGTGAGCATGGAGACAAGTTCGAATTGCTAAAGGCATTAGATGTAGCAGGTTTCACACCCACCAACTTCAGAGTTGATGAGCCTAGCCTGGAAGTTGCGTTCATGAAGGCAACGGAGGCGCCATAA
- a CDS encoding carbohydrate ABC transporter permease, with the protein MNEDTKRKLRQARRILIYVLICLWIIWPITIMILESFRIDLSPLLAGKGIGWIGGVPFFSGGFRPSTINYFNAFAYDAFPILVLNTVIIALSSVLTSIAIGTPAAFTLARHRFRGKSLFEFLILILRTISPFAVIVPFYAIYAQIGLWDTYQGMMVVYWVLNLPVVVWMMRGFFQDIPRDIWEAASLYGASETTVFRRIALPLVIPGLIATIIFAFVLTWNEFLYSSLLTGPLTKTVTKGVWYGMGESSGFKIVEWDQINTGGVLAFLPAVALVLVIRRYLVRGFTLGSAQ; encoded by the coding sequence ATGAATGAAGACACTAAACGTAAGCTACGACAGGCTCGACGCATACTAATTTACGTCTTGATCTGCCTATGGATCATTTGGCCAATTACAATCATGATTTTGGAAAGCTTCCGCATAGATCTCAGCCCGCTCCTAGCTGGAAAAGGAATAGGCTGGATAGGGGGCGTTCCATTTTTCAGCGGTGGATTTCGCCCTAGTACAATCAATTACTTTAACGCCTTTGCCTATGACGCGTTTCCAATATTGGTCCTTAATACAGTGATAATCGCGCTTTCAAGCGTTCTGACAAGTATCGCAATAGGAACTCCGGCAGCATTCACCTTGGCTAGGCATCGCTTCCGAGGCAAGAGCCTATTCGAGTTCCTGATACTGATACTGAGGACAATCTCACCCTTCGCGGTGATCGTCCCATTCTACGCGATTTACGCACAGATCGGTCTCTGGGACACCTACCAAGGCATGATGGTGGTTTACTGGGTGCTAAACCTGCCTGTAGTTGTATGGATGATGCGCGGTTTCTTCCAAGATATTCCTAGAGACATCTGGGAGGCGGCTTCTCTCTATGGTGCCTCCGAAACCACAGTCTTCAGAAGAATAGCTCTTCCACTTGTAATCCCTGGACTAATCGCCACAATCATATTCGCGTTCGTACTCACTTGGAACGAATTCCTCTACTCATCACTGCTGACCGGACCCCTAACAAAGACCGTGACCAAAGGTGTCTGGTATGGAATGGGAGAGTCCAGCGGCTTCAAAATTGTAGAATGGGATCAAATCAATACAGGAGGAGTATTAGCTTTTCTCCCTGCAGTTGCCCTGGTACTGGTGATCCGACGGTACCTTGTGCGCGGCTTCACATTAGGCTCTGCTCAATAG
- a CDS encoding sugar ABC transporter permease, which translates to MQRLPPNWDAERLRNTLPYLFIVPAILVLLLVEGYPIAYSIYLSVTEFNPNTPEPIYIGAANYLKMITDVSFWTSVRVTLLYVFGTVTLSFLLGLTFAMLIFRDKGFRHLQTILILPVAVSPLVAGIFFAPPAIWDDLNVVLKYDLGLPMVNVFDPNLAFTFIVVSDAWLWTPLFMLVILSVLQTIPKGIFEAADLHGASPWQSFRRVTLPMLMRSPVIYIVIAIRSIDAFRSFEIPFTWAGWIGQENIGTPIDTLSLMMYKMLSFPVYGSPYSYIATIALTLLLISLVVTIIILRVGRRTWEAR; encoded by the coding sequence ATGCAGCGACTCCCACCTAATTGGGATGCAGAGCGGTTGAGGAATACGTTACCATACCTTTTCATCGTTCCAGCAATCCTGGTGCTGCTGCTAGTGGAGGGGTACCCCATCGCTTACTCCATTTACTTGAGCGTAACCGAGTTCAACCCCAACACCCCAGAGCCGATTTACATCGGCGCAGCCAACTACCTGAAGATGATAACTGATGTTAGCTTCTGGACATCGGTCAGAGTCACCTTACTCTACGTCTTCGGAACAGTAACTCTGTCCTTCCTGCTTGGCTTAACATTCGCCATGCTCATTTTTCGAGACAAAGGCTTCAGGCATCTACAGACTATCTTGATTCTGCCTGTTGCTGTTTCACCCCTCGTAGCTGGAATCTTCTTTGCACCCCCAGCGATATGGGATGATCTCAATGTTGTTCTAAAATACGATCTTGGGCTACCGATGGTCAACGTATTCGATCCGAACCTCGCCTTTACGTTCATCGTAGTTTCAGATGCGTGGCTCTGGACACCTCTCTTTATGTTAGTCATACTGAGTGTACTTCAGACAATACCTAAAGGAATCTTCGAAGCCGCGGATCTTCATGGCGCCTCACCATGGCAGAGCTTCAGACGAGTTACTTTGCCGATGTTGATGCGAAGCCCAGTCATCTACATAGTTATCGCAATACGCTCGATCGACGCATTTCGATCCTTTGAGATCCCTTTTACATGGGCAGGATGGATCGGTCAAGAAAACATCGGGACACCAATAGATACGTTGAGCCTGATGATGTATAAGATGCTGAGCTTCCCAGTCTACGGCTCACCTTACTCTTACATCGCAACAATTGCGCTTACACTACTGCTCATAAGCTTAGTCGTGACAATCATCATCCTGAGAGTTGGACGACGAACTTGGGAGGCACGTTAA
- a CDS encoding CooT family nickel-binding protein, translating to MCEFKVFVKRGGREEAVAEDIVYAKDEGSSIVLKDVLGNSVKVGNASILEVDVEAERLILAENTTPRERVDKGIR from the coding sequence ATGTGTGAGTTCAAGGTCTTCGTTAAGCGGGGCGGCCGAGAAGAGGCTGTGGCAGAGGACATCGTGTACGCCAAAGATGAGGGCAGTTCAATTGTTCTCAAAGATGTGCTGGGTAACTCTGTTAAAGTTGGGAATGCCTCTATTCTTGAGGTCGACGTTGAGGCTGAGCGGTTGATTCTCGCAGAGAACACTACGCCGCGTGAGCGTGTTGACAAAGGTATTAGGTGA
- a CDS encoding AAA family ATPase has protein sequence MTFSIAVSGKGGTGKTTISALLVSLLKNPNSDPILAVDADPNSNLNEALGVKAELSVGRARELLLENKDKLGPNQTKEDYFNYLFQSAVEEFDGFDLLVMGRAEGPGCYCYVNNLLRKIMDELAGRYQLMIVDTEAGLEHFSRRTTRDIDILLVVTDPTAKGVMTAKRVSDLIKSLNVGIHKAFLIINRVPPQFMNKVKDLEKASGLKCIAVIPEDSSVQEYDLAGKPIPDLPDNSPALNAVKELVEKLGIPQLEKVKP, from the coding sequence TTGACATTCAGCATTGCTGTTTCAGGCAAAGGAGGTACGGGTAAGACCACTATCTCTGCGCTACTGGTTTCTCTTCTCAAAAACCCTAACAGTGATCCAATACTAGCAGTAGACGCGGATCCTAATTCGAATCTGAACGAGGCCTTAGGAGTCAAGGCTGAGCTCTCAGTAGGGCGGGCACGCGAGCTGCTTCTGGAGAACAAGGATAAGCTAGGTCCGAATCAGACTAAGGAGGATTACTTCAACTACCTGTTCCAGAGTGCTGTTGAGGAGTTCGACGGCTTCGACCTGCTAGTTATGGGTAGGGCAGAGGGCCCCGGGTGCTACTGCTACGTTAACAATTTGCTCAGGAAAATTATGGATGAGCTCGCCGGGCGATATCAGCTAATGATTGTGGATACCGAGGCCGGGCTGGAGCACTTCAGTCGAAGGACGACCCGAGACATCGACATACTTCTGGTTGTGACCGATCCTACCGCTAAGGGTGTAATGACCGCGAAACGAGTTAGCGATCTTATTAAGTCACTTAACGTGGGTATACACAAAGCGTTCCTAATCATAAACCGGGTTCCCCCGCAGTTCATGAATAAGGTCAAGGATCTGGAGAAGGCTTCAGGACTCAAATGCATCGCAGTTATTCCTGAAGACTCTTCGGTTCAGGAGTATGATTTGGCTGGAAAACCCATTCCAGATCTACCTGACAACTCCCCAGCTTTGAATGCGGTTAAAGAACTCGTGGAGAAGCTAGGGATTCCTCAGCTTGAAAAGGTGAAGCCTTAA